The following are encoded together in the Streptomyces sp. NBC_00341 genome:
- a CDS encoding NAD-dependent epimerase/dehydratase family protein: protein MRLLMLGGTEFVGRAVTEDALARGWEVTVFHRGHHEPPPGTAELLGDRTAEDGLAALESAGGPEDGSYTWDLVVDTWSGAPSAVRDAARLLAGRARRYAYVSSRSVYAYPAPAGLPEDGPVVDGASPDADGDVSYALAKRGGELAALDAFGDRALLVRAGLIIGPWENIGRLPWWLTRIARGGPVLAPGTPGLPLQYIDARDLAGWLLDAAGNGLHGPYNLVSRPGHTTMGELLDACVRVTGSDAELRWTDTETILAAGVEPWSDLPVWLPPGELYDSLHQGDVSRAHATGLRCRPVGETVEDTWKWLCERGGSAPQRPDRPTVGLDPQTEAKLLTG, encoded by the coding sequence ATGAGGCTTCTGATGCTGGGTGGTACCGAATTCGTCGGCCGGGCCGTCACCGAGGACGCGCTCGCGCGCGGCTGGGAGGTCACCGTGTTCCACCGGGGCCACCACGAGCCGCCGCCCGGCACGGCCGAACTGCTCGGTGACCGCACCGCGGAAGACGGCCTGGCCGCGCTCGAATCCGCCGGTGGGCCGGAGGACGGCTCGTACACCTGGGACCTGGTCGTCGACACCTGGAGCGGTGCCCCCTCCGCCGTACGGGACGCGGCCCGGCTGCTCGCGGGCCGGGCCCGGCGGTACGCGTACGTCTCCAGCCGGTCCGTCTACGCCTACCCGGCCCCGGCGGGTCTGCCGGAGGACGGTCCGGTGGTGGACGGTGCCTCACCCGACGCCGACGGTGACGTCTCGTACGCGCTGGCCAAACGCGGTGGCGAACTGGCCGCGCTGGACGCCTTCGGTGACCGCGCGCTGCTCGTCCGCGCGGGGCTGATCATCGGCCCCTGGGAGAACATCGGCAGGCTGCCCTGGTGGCTGACGCGGATCGCCAGGGGCGGACCCGTACTGGCCCCGGGGACACCCGGTCTGCCCCTTCAGTACATCGACGCCCGTGACCTCGCCGGATGGCTGCTGGACGCCGCCGGGAACGGACTGCACGGACCGTACAACCTGGTCAGCCGCCCCGGGCACACCACGATGGGGGAGCTGCTCGACGCCTGTGTGCGGGTCACCGGCTCCGATGCCGAGCTGCGCTGGACCGACACGGAGACGATCCTCGCGGCGGGCGTCGAGCCCTGGTCGGACCTGCCGGTCTGGCTGCCGCCGGGGGAGCTGTACGACAGCCTGCACCAGGGCGATGTCAGCCGGGCGCACGCCACCGGGCTGCGCTGCCGGCCGGTCGGGGAGACGGTCGAGGACACCTGGAAGTGGCTGTGCGAACGGGGCGGCAGCGCACCCCAGCGCCCCGACCGCCCCACGGTCGGCCTCGATCCGCAGACCGAGGCGAAGCTGCTGACGGGCTGA
- a CDS encoding DUF1648 domain-containing protein — protein sequence MNRRNVGRVGLAALPFALALAADLILFATWRDRLPAQMASHFVGNGQVDDHASRGSYIAIVVVLFAGIGALWVLMAVAGKYTGRSYGRLVASGYAVAGGLGYLMAVVLFVNVDAARDAQGRAQGVTFPMWHLAAGVGVAALAFGLGLLLAALLPREEDPAGLRPVGGGERIELADGEIAGWARNAGTWWLPLVPLVMIGGGIVLLFTADWIAATSALLVGALLAVFARPYVTVDRRGLTVSGMLPWPRIRVPLDRIEAADSRKINPLAEYGGWGYRIRPGRTGVMIRSGEGIVADLAGGRQFAVTVEDSATAAALLNTLVDQRRTEK from the coding sequence ATGAACCGTAGAAATGTCGGCCGTGTGGGTCTTGCCGCGCTGCCGTTCGCACTCGCCCTCGCTGCCGACCTCATCCTGTTCGCGACCTGGCGTGACCGGCTCCCCGCGCAGATGGCCAGCCACTTCGTGGGCAACGGCCAGGTGGACGACCACGCGAGCCGGGGTTCGTACATCGCGATCGTCGTCGTGCTGTTCGCCGGGATCGGCGCCCTGTGGGTCCTGATGGCGGTCGCGGGGAAGTACACCGGCCGCTCGTACGGGAGGCTCGTCGCGAGTGGTTATGCCGTCGCCGGAGGCCTCGGCTACCTGATGGCGGTCGTCCTGTTCGTCAACGTGGATGCCGCCCGGGACGCGCAGGGCCGGGCGCAGGGCGTCACGTTCCCGATGTGGCACCTGGCCGCGGGCGTGGGAGTCGCCGCGCTCGCCTTCGGGCTCGGGCTGCTGCTCGCCGCGCTCCTTCCCCGGGAGGAGGACCCGGCCGGTCTCCGTCCGGTCGGCGGCGGCGAACGGATCGAGCTGGCCGACGGGGAGATCGCGGGGTGGGCGCGCAATGCCGGGACCTGGTGGCTGCCGTTGGTCCCGCTCGTCATGATCGGAGGCGGGATCGTCCTGCTGTTCACCGCCGACTGGATCGCGGCGACGTCGGCTCTCCTGGTCGGCGCGCTCCTCGCGGTCTTCGCCCGCCCGTACGTGACGGTGGACCGGCGCGGCCTCACGGTCTCCGGGATGCTGCCGTGGCCGCGGATAAGAGTCCCGCTCGACCGGATCGAGGCGGCGGACAGCCGTAAGATCAATCCCCTGGCCGAATACGGCGGCTGGGGCTACCGGATCCGCCCCGGCCGTACCGGAGTCATGATCCGGTCCGGTGAGGGAATCGTGGCGGACCTGGCCGGTGGACGGCAGTTCGCGGTGACCGTCGAGGACTCGGCGACCGCCGCGGCGCTGCTCAACACCCTCGTCGATCAGCGTCGAACGGAAAAATGA
- the snpA gene encoding snapalysin, giving the protein MRHPRTVISAVVGLGFGLAAALGTAPALTSAAPAPASSATAPHVAYTSHSGSHESAAANKAFFEAVAKSVAEKRAAHPGVQSVTIVYSTANAPSFRTQIANSAQIWNSSVSNVQLQEGSNADFTYYEGNDPSGSYASTDGHGNGYIFLDYAQNQQYDSTRVTTHETGHVLGLPDDYSGPCSELMSGGGPGPSCTNPYPDTNERNQVNYLWQNGFAAALARSGS; this is encoded by the coding sequence ATGAGACACCCCAGGACCGTCATATCGGCCGTGGTCGGCCTCGGCTTCGGCCTCGCCGCCGCGCTGGGAACCGCACCCGCGCTCACCTCTGCCGCCCCCGCACCTGCCTCTTCCGCGACGGCCCCCCACGTCGCGTACACCTCGCACTCCGGATCGCACGAGAGCGCCGCCGCCAACAAGGCGTTCTTCGAGGCGGTCGCGAAGTCGGTGGCCGAGAAGCGGGCCGCCCACCCGGGCGTCCAGTCGGTCACCATCGTCTACAGCACCGCCAACGCCCCCAGCTTCCGCACCCAGATAGCCAACAGCGCGCAGATCTGGAACAGCTCGGTCTCCAACGTCCAGTTGCAGGAGGGGTCCAACGCGGACTTCACCTACTACGAGGGCAACGACCCGAGCGGCTCGTACGCCAGCACCGACGGACACGGCAACGGCTACATCTTCCTCGACTACGCGCAGAACCAGCAGTACGACTCGACCCGCGTCACGACTCACGAGACCGGGCACGTGCTCGGCCTGCCGGACGACTACTCGGGTCCGTGCAGCGAGCTGATGTCGGGCGGCGGCCCCGGCCCGTCCTGCACCAACCCGTATCCGGACACCAATGAGCGCAACCAGGTGAACTACCTCTGGCAGAACGGCTTCGCGGCCGCGCTCGCCCGCAGCGGTTCCTGA
- a CDS encoding GntR family transcriptional regulator gives MLFRVDPTSTVPLGDQIAACVRRAVADGTVGPGERLPAARVLAESLGVNVHTALRGYQRLREEGLIELRRGRGAMVASGVSPHRARLLDRVREMVGGARELGMTDDELLALVRTELNR, from the coding sequence ATGCTTTTCCGGGTCGATCCCACCTCCACCGTGCCGCTCGGCGACCAGATTGCCGCCTGCGTGCGCCGTGCCGTCGCCGACGGGACGGTCGGTCCGGGCGAGCGGCTGCCCGCCGCCCGGGTCCTCGCCGAATCGCTGGGCGTCAATGTGCACACGGCGCTGCGCGGCTACCAGCGGCTGCGCGAAGAAGGGCTGATCGAACTGCGCCGGGGCCGCGGCGCGATGGTCGCCTCGGGTGTCTCGCCGCACCGGGCCAGGCTGCTGGACCGGGTACGCGAGATGGTCGGTGGCGCACGTGAGCTCGGGATGACGGACGACGAACTGCTGGCCCTCGTCCGTACCGAACTGAACCGGTGA
- a CDS encoding family 2 encapsulin nanocompartment cargo protein polyprenyl transferase, which yields MTRTDAATEGNEAAALLEYTRSLVDPHLRAAVASLPGSIRRVAMYHFGWQHADGSPAGGGAGKAIRPALVLAATRALGGDPRDAVRAAVAVELAHNFTLLHDDVIDEDRTRRHRATAWTVFGIPDAVIAGDAMLALAQRLLAEDARAVSPRASARLSTCVIELCAGQQADCAFEERGPEEVTLDECLTMATAKTGALLGCACAVGALYAGADERAVGAMDGFGREAGLAFQLIDDLIGIWGDPAQTGKPVGADLTAHKKSLPVVAALTSGTPAAAELAALYRGPMNTVGEVSRASDAVDRAGGRDWAQICAADRMARAVHHLSRAVPDLSAAGDLLALAEFVTRRTH from the coding sequence ATGACCCGTACCGACGCCGCCACCGAGGGCAACGAGGCCGCGGCTCTTCTGGAGTACACCCGATCCCTCGTCGACCCCCACCTGCGGGCGGCGGTCGCCTCGCTGCCCGGATCCATCCGGCGCGTCGCCATGTACCACTTCGGCTGGCAGCACGCCGACGGCAGCCCGGCCGGAGGCGGTGCGGGCAAGGCGATCAGACCGGCGCTCGTGCTGGCCGCCACCCGGGCGCTCGGAGGTGACCCCAGGGACGCCGTGCGGGCGGCCGTCGCCGTGGAGCTGGCGCACAATTTCACCCTGCTCCACGACGACGTCATCGACGAGGACCGGACCCGCCGGCATCGCGCCACCGCCTGGACGGTGTTCGGCATCCCGGACGCCGTCATCGCCGGCGACGCGATGCTGGCCCTCGCCCAGCGGCTGCTGGCCGAGGACGCCCGAGCGGTCTCGCCACGCGCCTCGGCCCGGCTCTCGACCTGCGTCATCGAACTGTGCGCCGGCCAGCAGGCCGACTGCGCCTTCGAGGAACGGGGCCCGGAGGAGGTCACGCTGGACGAGTGCCTCACCATGGCCACGGCCAAAACGGGCGCTCTGCTCGGCTGCGCCTGCGCGGTGGGCGCGCTCTACGCGGGCGCCGACGAGCGCGCCGTCGGAGCGATGGACGGCTTCGGCCGGGAGGCCGGGCTCGCCTTCCAGCTCATCGACGACCTCATCGGCATCTGGGGCGACCCGGCCCAGACGGGGAAGCCCGTCGGGGCCGATCTCACCGCCCACAAGAAGTCGCTGCCCGTGGTCGCCGCGCTCACCTCCGGTACCCCGGCGGCCGCTGAGCTGGCCGCCCTCTACCGCGGTCCGATGAACACGGTCGGCGAGGTGAGCCGTGCCTCCGACGCCGTCGACCGGGCCGGCGGGCGCGACTGGGCGCAGATCTGCGCCGCGGACCGGATGGCACGGGCCGTGCACCACCTGTCCCGCGCGGTGCCCGACCTGTCCGCGGCGGGCGACCTCCTCGCCCTGGCGGAGTTCGTCACGCGCCGGACCCACTGA
- a CDS encoding LysR family transcriptional regulator produces MELEVRHLRALCAIADTGSLHRAARRLGVSQPSLTTQLRRIENSLGAELFSRERTGCRPTLLGHAVLSRARPLVDGMRALVTDAKAEADAARSGGPRLRIGCTASRVIGGWLRRLRIRLPGTDITLRVDVSAHALLRAVEAGRLDVAFVHEVEGCPLYVPDGLVQRVLLDREPQFISMARDHPAAALPVVDLTDLAADRWMVDPTVDGEWDGLRRVFGAAGVAPTVLHGDYLTAASLVVLGEAVAPCQPTSGPRDDMAIRPLRDDPLAVRLLLVSRPGADTAAVYGELEAAYREAARQVDGYHQWLLRNRSPLAHSS; encoded by the coding sequence ATGGAGCTTGAGGTGAGGCACCTCAGGGCGCTGTGCGCCATCGCCGACACCGGCAGCCTGCACCGGGCGGCCCGCAGGCTGGGCGTGAGCCAGCCCTCGCTCACCACCCAGCTGCGCCGGATCGAGAACTCCCTCGGCGCAGAACTGTTCAGCCGCGAACGCACCGGCTGCCGCCCCACCCTGCTCGGCCACGCCGTCCTGAGCCGGGCCCGTCCGCTCGTGGACGGCATGCGGGCGCTGGTCACCGACGCCAAGGCGGAGGCGGACGCGGCCCGGTCCGGCGGTCCCCGGCTGCGGATCGGCTGCACCGCCAGCCGGGTCATCGGCGGCTGGCTGCGCAGGCTGCGCATCCGGCTGCCCGGCACGGACATCACACTGCGGGTCGACGTGTCCGCCCACGCGCTGCTGCGCGCGGTCGAGGCGGGCCGGCTCGACGTCGCCTTCGTGCACGAGGTGGAGGGCTGCCCGCTCTACGTGCCGGACGGCCTGGTGCAGCGGGTGCTCCTGGACCGCGAACCGCAGTTCATCTCGATGGCCCGCGACCACCCGGCCGCCGCCCTGCCCGTCGTCGACCTGACCGACCTGGCGGCCGACCGGTGGATGGTCGATCCCACGGTGGACGGCGAATGGGACGGCCTGCGCCGGGTGTTCGGCGCGGCCGGTGTCGCGCCGACCGTGCTGCACGGCGACTACCTCACCGCCGCCTCCCTCGTCGTGCTCGGCGAGGCCGTCGCGCCCTGCCAGCCGACCTCGGGCCCGCGCGACGACATGGCCATCCGCCCGCTGCGCGACGACCCGCTCGCGGTCCGGCTGCTGCTGGTCTCCCGGCCGGGCGCCGACACGGCGGCGGTGTACGGGGAGCTGGAGGCCGCGTACCGGGAGGCGGCCCGGCAGGTCGACGGCTACCACCAGTGGCTCCTGCGCAACCGGAGCCCGCTCGCCCACTCGTCCTGA
- a CDS encoding DUF6304 family protein, which produces MTDESWAGWYRDRQGSDAVILTTDGQQLHLRIRGVDFEGDSFDGLRPAAGTPDQGEMFALADGVLNDCVLEWDLPFPVVADGVPEQARLSCLLSLRRPDPYLYLELQFGGAGFRSHRAESDFGSALATIQRVLPPGVRLQTCIACAFSDYFPAPGRGLSGGLACFRGAKEAYRGADGEGDVLDLWDRRSGFVQETYSCPEFEPRPTAGAGTGHRGAFPLELA; this is translated from the coding sequence ATGACAGATGAGTCGTGGGCAGGGTGGTACCGGGACCGGCAGGGATCCGATGCCGTCATCCTCACCACCGACGGACAGCAACTCCACCTCCGTATCCGGGGAGTCGACTTCGAGGGCGACAGCTTCGACGGCCTCCGCCCCGCGGCGGGCACGCCGGACCAGGGCGAGATGTTCGCCCTGGCGGACGGCGTGCTCAACGACTGCGTCCTGGAATGGGACCTGCCGTTCCCGGTCGTCGCGGACGGGGTGCCCGAACAGGCGCGGCTCAGCTGCCTGCTGTCGCTGCGCCGGCCGGATCCGTACCTCTACCTGGAGCTGCAGTTCGGCGGAGCGGGCTTCCGGTCCCACCGGGCCGAGAGCGACTTCGGCTCCGCGCTCGCCACCATCCAGCGGGTTCTTCCGCCCGGAGTCCGGCTCCAGACGTGCATCGCCTGTGCCTTCTCGGACTACTTCCCGGCGCCCGGCCGAGGTCTCTCCGGCGGCCTCGCCTGCTTCCGGGGGGCCAAAGAGGCCTACCGGGGGGCGGACGGGGAGGGCGATGTCCTCGATCTCTGGGACCGGCGCAGCGGATTCGTCCAGGAGACCTACAGCTGCCCGGAGTTCGAGCCCAGGCCGACGGCCGGCGCGGGTACCGGACACCGCGGAGCGTTCCCCCTCGAACTGGCCTGA